In the Zingiber officinale cultivar Zhangliang chromosome 5A, Zo_v1.1, whole genome shotgun sequence genome, tttagaagaagaaaataacgctttaagggaaaaggtagaatatcttaccaatgcctttagaaaatttgaaattggctctaaaaccctaaacataatcattgggagtcaaagggcaagttttaagaaaaatgggttaggatacaatgaacccaacaatgataagacctaccattgtctacttgctagggggcaatcaaaaaccaagaccataaatagaaaatggatccccaaggaatatttgattaacccaattagaaagaatttctattgggtgccaaaatcaatcctcaagggttagaggattttaggtcaaaTTAACCATAAGAAATAATTATTCAAATATATGAaagatggttgacttgagaccttaagagggagcacttagccttgatagaaagtcATGATCAAGGGGGCTAAGTAGAAGTTACCATTGTAccttatctcacaatgacttgtatGATTTtccaaccataaatgtgagataatggaatgatactaataattcacttatgcttatggcattttgatgagttatgtgatgtatcaatttttagtgatcataggtcagctatggggaaagtaaatgtttaattaatggacatcttgcccatagatcatagttagacatttcaaatgttttgaaaacaattctatgttttatttatagtggatagttattttgaaacatatgaattcaaaactagggtttaatttgatacaaacttgagtgtttttcaaagtgtttgagtttttatcaaaacttcgaaaatatgatgaattttcatggaagcatatttttccttgttaaagaacattataagaaatatatgttcaaaatttcatgatttttcgaattttctagaattttttatgcatttctgaagttgacttcaGAAAGCTGAAATTCAGCCTTGtaatgtgccagtcgactgcaacagatggcagtcgactggtacctgtaaaacgattattcgaattgctagtgaatttcctaacgaaagcaccctcgtgtgcgggccttggagtaggagtcaccaaaggttccgaaccaagtaaaattggttattgtgttagcattgttttaatttcgtcttttccgctgcgcttactcttgtcgaaatttttataatcgctattccccccccccccccccccctctaacgaaactttacgatccaacattCAGAACCCGACAGTTCAAAGGCTATCAAAACTTATCTTAATGTACTATTTTATcttttattctaactctgtttttgTAGGAAAATTAACATTTTTGCAAGGTCAGATTATGTCttgttcggtcgattgaaccttTGGATTGGTTGATCGAACCACTAAGCCAAAAGAGCAAATTTTAGCTCGCGATGAAGTGTAGACCAAGGGATCGATCTACCGAACAAGGAGGTTAAGTCAACCGAATGGTGGATAAACTTCGGACCGGATTGATCGGACTAGATAAGCCGAGAAGTGTCGAGGGTTCAGTCAATCGAACAGACGGATCGATAGACTGAACGAAGATTCTATTCGAAGCGACGGCATCTAGACGAAAAGTCGGGTAACTTCAACAGATTAGGTCGACCGATTTAggggattgatcgaccgatcaacatcgagtcaaacttgatcccgatatcagtggatctggatcaattCCAACTCGGCTATAAAAGGAGACCAAGACCCAACACTTTGAGATAACGAATTTTGACAATCATTAGCTTCCACGCGCTGCTCCGAGAACCTCTACGATGCCCAAAATCTTCTTCAACGACAGAAAGCTCAGCCTTTTCAGATCCTTAgaagtcgtcggtataattttaagtAAGAGTACTTCAATTATATTATTCTTGTACTTCATATCTATATTTGTAATTTCCGAATTGATAGTAAATTGTCCAACGAAAATGATCAACAATCACGGactttagagtaggagtcgtcaaagactCCAAATCAAGTAATCAAAAATGTTAGCACTTGCTAGCATGCATCGATCTTACACAACTAATATGTGTATTATAGTATTGTTTGCCAAACTATATCCAAAAATAGAGCTAACAGTGTAATTTGTCTATTATTTTGTTACTGGCAACAAAATAAAACACTAACTCGAAAATACTAAATGTCAAAACTTACACAGGCTTGGGTTTCTAGACAACTAAAAGTAGATTGTGTTGGTGAAGGATGCACAACACTTAACCCAGAGTGTTGAACTCAAGATAGAAAAGAGGTATCAACTCCTGCTGTCCCTGCATAGATAtatcttaaaatattttaaacgTCTTAAATATTAGGCAAAGGAATGATCAAGTTATTAACTGTTCAATAATTTGAGGTCTTTATGTACGGAATAATCAAAGGGCAAATATATAAACCCTCCTTAGCAAGTGAACACTATTAGTATCCGAAATCAGACAAAAAAATTGTAACGAAGTTAGTAGCTATTCTGCATAATTGAGTTTGAACATCCATGTATCTATCAAAAACTTGTTATCTTTCAAGCCTATGCAGAGAGGAAGGCAGAAGATTCTACCTAGAAACTTGTTAACTCCAAATGGTCAAGAACAGGTAAATAAAATCTACCACGTAactaaaaaataaacaatattacGACAATTCTACAAATACATGTGTGAAAAGGAATAGGATAATTCAGGAGGAAATATATTCAATGTTTTTTCTCAGTTACCATTTCCTTGTTTACTTGTTGCAGAGCAAAGGTTTGAGCATCCTTCACACTCCCCAAAATCTCCATTTCAATCTTCTCTCCAAATGCTTCTTTCTGTGCCAAAAGTTGTGAGTACAATGTTAAAGAGGTGGTGGAAGAAATTCTGCTGCATGAAGCTGCTTCAATTTCTTGGTATGGGAAAACCCCAGGTGTTGTTGCACTGGTAAAGATGCTTTCTTCAGAGATTTCAAATGTGACGGTAGACTTGATAGAAACTTCTTTCTACCAGATATGGCATCAAGAAGACTTGCTTTATGCTGTTCCAGTTTCTCATGAAGCTTGCAAAGCTCCTTTCTCTGATGACATGataatacaagaaataaaatCATAAGTTTGGAATGGTAAAATCCAAACATACAAACACTTAAAAATTCAACACTTAAAAATCCAATATACTCAAAAGAGAAAGTTGCCTGAGAATATAAGGAGGGCAACTGGAAGAGGGCAACTGGAAGAGGATATAAGGAGGTAAAATCCAATAGTTAAAGACAGGTATCAGCAGTATTCTCAAAATCCAATGTACTCAATCACTTAAAAATTCAACATACAAACAATACTCACTTTCGATTGATATAGAGAATATAAGGAGGGCAACTGGAAGAGGGTACAAGAATAAGATGCCTCAACGAAATGTATGGCAACTCAAAAGAGAAAGTTGCCTGAGAAGACAATGCAGCTGACAAGGAACCATAGTCTAAATGAATCTGAAAATTAATCAGTTGTTTTCAACTATATACTTCTCAAAAGGACGgtatattttaattctaaatgCCAAGCAAAGAAATATTTGCAAATTAAGTGACACGGGGCAACAATTACCAAGTAAATTTCCACCAAATTTTGGGAAATTGAAATTTACATATAATGGAGAATAAAGGAGATGAAGAATAAGTTATCCTTCCCTCAATGATAAGCTTCCCaaaaaagaagaagcaaattCCTGTT is a window encoding:
- the LOC121983368 gene encoding THO complex subunit 5A-like; the protein is MAMAGHVAHDLMLKRLNFELFQRKELCKLHEKLEQHKASLLDAISGRKKFLSSLPSHLKSLKKASLPVQQHLGFSHTKKLKQLHAAEFLPPPL